One window of the Eucalyptus grandis isolate ANBG69807.140 chromosome 6, ASM1654582v1, whole genome shotgun sequence genome contains the following:
- the LOC108960519 gene encoding disease resistance protein RUN1-like isoform X1, translating to MASFPRPENEQCQYKYDVFLSFRGEDTRKNFVDHLHDHLWRRGIVAFRDDHHRHLQRGKCIKPEILRAIEQSRYVLVIFSENYASSTWCLEEVAKAVECKDINEGLVIPIFYKFDPSDVRKLRGNFGRGFAKTEETYTGDRGNIKRWKDALNKVAGLAGRELKDGYETKFIQQIIGEVENKLGPRLSCVVGDLVGMPSRVANVVEYLCLDESDVRSIGIWGMGGIGKTTVARAVFDKIRGRFDDGCCFLANVREISKKNGLIYLQNQFLNDILLEDNLTIRDDHRGANMIREQLRHKKVLVILDDVDEKEQLEKLAGGLKWLGHGSRIIITTRDEHLLFQYGVNSIYRVEGLSLDEALKLFCLKAFRSDHPPAEFEELVKQVIGYAGGLPLALDVLGSFLAYRSLKQWQSALARLKECPEGKIFDRLKLSYDGLQQKEKEIFLDIACFFKGKEKPYVTEVLDNCGLYADIGIEVLVNRALIQIMGNKLWMHDLLQEMAWEIVRRESSEEPGERSRVWLFEDVCHILSKNSGTRKVKVIALRSGDYRTVCLNGESFTNMTNLRILDVCAIHLSSGFKHLSNELRLLRWDNYSLKSFPPSFLPKNLVELHMRDSLLCSLWKGKRLELVLMHVYASSDALLCLTS from the exons ATGGCATCTTTCCCAAGGCCAGAAAATGAACAGTGTCAATACAAGTATGATGTCTTCCTGAGTTTCAGAGGTGAGGATACCCGCAAAAATTTTGTTGACCATTTGCACGATCATCTGTGGCGAAGAGGAATCGTGGCCTTTCGAGATGATCACCACCGACATCTTCAGAGGGGAAAATGTATTAAACCAGAAATATTGAGGGCAATAGAGCAGTCAAGATATGTACTAGTGATATTCTCTGAAAACTATGCTTCTTCTACTTGGTGCCTGGAAGAAGTTGCTAAGGCTGTGGAATGCAAAGATATCAATGAAGGATTAGTGATACCGATCTTCTACAAGTTCGATCCATCTGACGTACGGAAACTGAGGGGAAACTTTGGGAGAGGCTTTGCTAAAACTGAGGAAACTTATACTGGTGACAGGGGAAATATAAAGAGGTGGAAGGATGCATTAAATAAAGTAGCCGGTCTCGCCGGAAGAGAATTGAAAGATGG ATATGAGACCAAGTTTATTCAGCAAATCATTGGAGAAGTCGAAAATAAACTTGGTCCTCGGTTGTCCTGTGTTGTAGGCGATCTTGTGGGAATGCCTTCCCGGGTTGCAAATGTAGTTGAATATTTATGCTTGGACGAGAGTGATGTACGTAGTATTGGCATATGGGGAATGGGTGGCATAGGCAAAACAACTGTTGCACGAGCAGTTTTTGACAAAATCCGTGGCCGATTTGATGATGGATGTTGCTTTCTTGCCAATGtcagagaaatttcaaaaaagaatggTCTAATATATTTGCAAAACCAGTTTCTCAATGATATTCTCCTAGAGGACAATTTGACAATCAGGGATGACCACAGAGGAGCGAACATGATAAGAGAACAACTGCGACATAAAAAAGTTCTTGTTATACTTGATGACGTGGATGAAAAGGAACAGCTGGAAAAACTAGCAGGAGGTCTTAAATGGTTGGGACATGGGAGTAGGATCATTATAACAACCAGAGATGAACATTTGCTTTTCCAATATGGAGTAAATTCCATATATAGGGTGGAGGGACTATCCCTTGATGAGGCTCTCAAACTATTTTGTTTGAAAGCTTTTAGAAGTGACCATCCTCCAGCAGAGTTTGAGGAGCTCGTGAAGCAAGTTATTGGATATGCTGGTGGCCTTCCTCTAGCCCTTGATGTCTTAGGTTCCTTTTTGGCTTATAGGAGCTTGAAGCAATGGCAAAGTGCACTTGCCAGACTCAAAGAATGTCCAGAAGGGAAAATTTTTGACCGGCTTAAGTTAAGTTATGATGGACTACAGcagaaagagaaggagatttTCCTAGATATTGCCTGTTTTTTCAAGGGAAAGGAGAAACCTTACGTTACAGAAGTTCTGGACAATTGCGGTTTGTACGCAGATATTGGAATCGAAGTCCTTGTCAATAGAGCTCTTATCCAAATCATGGGCAACAAACTGTGGATGCATGATTTGCTACAAGAGATGGCCTGGGAAATTGTTCGTCGAGAGTCTTCAGAAGAGCCAGGAGAACGAAGTCGAGTCTGGCTTTTTGAGGATGTATGccatattttgtcaaaaaacTCG GGAACAAGAAAAGTCAAAGTCATAGCCTTGCGATCTGGGGACTATAGAACAGTGTGCTTGAATGGAGAGTCCTTCACAAACATGACTAACTTAAGAATTCTTGATGTTTGTGCCATCCACCTCTCTTCTGGTTTTAAGCACCTTTCAAATGAACTGCGCCTGCTAAGATGGGACAACTACAGTCTTAAATCATTTCCACCAAGTTTTCTTCCAAAGAATCTTGTTGAACTCCATATGCGAGACAGCCTCCTTTGCAGCCTCTGGAAAGGGAAAAGGTTGGAATTAGTACTCATGCATGTGTATGCTTCATCAGACGCGTTATTATGTTTAACAAGCTAA
- the LOC108960519 gene encoding disease resistance protein RUN1-like isoform X2 produces the protein MASFPRPENEQCQYKYDVFLSFRGEDTRKNFVDHLHDHLWRRGIVAFRDDHHRHLQRGKCIKPEILRAIEQSRYVLVIFSENYASSTWCLEEVAKAVECKDINEGLVIPIFYKFDPSDVRKLRGNFGRGFAKTEETYTGDRGNIKRWKDALNKVAGLAGRELKDGYETKFIQQIIGEVENKLGPRLSCVVGDLVGMPSRVANVVEYLCLDESDVRSIGIWGMGGIGKTTVARAVFDKIRGRFDDGCCFLANVREISKKNGLIYLQNQFLNDILLEDNLTIRDDHRGANMIREQLRHKKVLVILDDVDEKEQLEKLAGGLKWLGHGSRIIITTRDEHLLFQYGVNSIYRVEGLSLDEALKLFCLKAFRSDHPPAEFEELVKQVIGYAGGLPLALDVLGSFLAYRSLKQWQSALARLKECPEGKIFDRLKLSYDGLQQKEKEIFLDIACFFKGKEKPYVTEVLDNCGLYADIGIEVLVNRALIQIMGNKLWMHDLLQEMAWEIVRRESSEEPGERSRVWLFEDVCHILSKNSGTRKVKVIALRSGDYRTVCLNGESFTNMTNLRILDVCAIHLSSGFKHLSNELRLLRWDNYSLKSFPPSFLPKNLVELHMRDSLLCSLWKGKRCRS, from the exons ATGGCATCTTTCCCAAGGCCAGAAAATGAACAGTGTCAATACAAGTATGATGTCTTCCTGAGTTTCAGAGGTGAGGATACCCGCAAAAATTTTGTTGACCATTTGCACGATCATCTGTGGCGAAGAGGAATCGTGGCCTTTCGAGATGATCACCACCGACATCTTCAGAGGGGAAAATGTATTAAACCAGAAATATTGAGGGCAATAGAGCAGTCAAGATATGTACTAGTGATATTCTCTGAAAACTATGCTTCTTCTACTTGGTGCCTGGAAGAAGTTGCTAAGGCTGTGGAATGCAAAGATATCAATGAAGGATTAGTGATACCGATCTTCTACAAGTTCGATCCATCTGACGTACGGAAACTGAGGGGAAACTTTGGGAGAGGCTTTGCTAAAACTGAGGAAACTTATACTGGTGACAGGGGAAATATAAAGAGGTGGAAGGATGCATTAAATAAAGTAGCCGGTCTCGCCGGAAGAGAATTGAAAGATGG ATATGAGACCAAGTTTATTCAGCAAATCATTGGAGAAGTCGAAAATAAACTTGGTCCTCGGTTGTCCTGTGTTGTAGGCGATCTTGTGGGAATGCCTTCCCGGGTTGCAAATGTAGTTGAATATTTATGCTTGGACGAGAGTGATGTACGTAGTATTGGCATATGGGGAATGGGTGGCATAGGCAAAACAACTGTTGCACGAGCAGTTTTTGACAAAATCCGTGGCCGATTTGATGATGGATGTTGCTTTCTTGCCAATGtcagagaaatttcaaaaaagaatggTCTAATATATTTGCAAAACCAGTTTCTCAATGATATTCTCCTAGAGGACAATTTGACAATCAGGGATGACCACAGAGGAGCGAACATGATAAGAGAACAACTGCGACATAAAAAAGTTCTTGTTATACTTGATGACGTGGATGAAAAGGAACAGCTGGAAAAACTAGCAGGAGGTCTTAAATGGTTGGGACATGGGAGTAGGATCATTATAACAACCAGAGATGAACATTTGCTTTTCCAATATGGAGTAAATTCCATATATAGGGTGGAGGGACTATCCCTTGATGAGGCTCTCAAACTATTTTGTTTGAAAGCTTTTAGAAGTGACCATCCTCCAGCAGAGTTTGAGGAGCTCGTGAAGCAAGTTATTGGATATGCTGGTGGCCTTCCTCTAGCCCTTGATGTCTTAGGTTCCTTTTTGGCTTATAGGAGCTTGAAGCAATGGCAAAGTGCACTTGCCAGACTCAAAGAATGTCCAGAAGGGAAAATTTTTGACCGGCTTAAGTTAAGTTATGATGGACTACAGcagaaagagaaggagatttTCCTAGATATTGCCTGTTTTTTCAAGGGAAAGGAGAAACCTTACGTTACAGAAGTTCTGGACAATTGCGGTTTGTACGCAGATATTGGAATCGAAGTCCTTGTCAATAGAGCTCTTATCCAAATCATGGGCAACAAACTGTGGATGCATGATTTGCTACAAGAGATGGCCTGGGAAATTGTTCGTCGAGAGTCTTCAGAAGAGCCAGGAGAACGAAGTCGAGTCTGGCTTTTTGAGGATGTATGccatattttgtcaaaaaacTCG GGAACAAGAAAAGTCAAAGTCATAGCCTTGCGATCTGGGGACTATAGAACAGTGTGCTTGAATGGAGAGTCCTTCACAAACATGACTAACTTAAGAATTCTTGATGTTTGTGCCATCCACCTCTCTTCTGGTTTTAAGCACCTTTCAAATGAACTGCGCCTGCTAAGATGGGACAACTACAGTCTTAAATCATTTCCACCAAGTTTTCTTCCAAAGAATCTTGTTGAACTCCATATGCGAGACAGCCTCCTTTGCAGCCTCTGGAAAGGGAAAAG ATGC
- the LOC108960519 gene encoding disease resistance protein RUN1-like isoform X3, giving the protein MASFPRPENEQCQYKYDVFLSFRGEDTRKNFVDHLHDHLWRRGIVAFRDDHHRHLQRGKCIKPEILRAIEQSRYVLVIFSENYASSTWCLEEVAKAVECKDINEGLVIPIFYKFDPSDVRKLRGNFGRGFAKTEETYTGDRGNIKRWKDALNKVAGLAGRELKDGYETKFIQQIIGEVENKLGPRLSCVVGDLVGMPSRVANVVEYLCLDESDVRSIGIWGMGGIGKTTVARAVFDKIRGRFDDGCCFLANVREISKKNGLIYLQNQFLNDILLEDNLTIRDDHRGANMIREQLRHKKVLVILDDVDEKEQLEKLAGGLKWLGHGSRIIITTRDEHLLFQYGVNSIYRVEGLSLDEALKLFCLKAFRSDHPPAEFEELVKQVIGYAGGLPLALDVLGSFLAYRSLKQWQSALARLKECPEGKIFDRLKLSYDGLQQKEKEIFLDIACFFKGKEKPYVTEVLDNCGLYADIGIEVLVNRALIQIMGNKLWMHDLLQEMAWEIVRRESSEEPGERSRVWLFEDVCHILSKNSDYKEQSNMVNVP; this is encoded by the exons ATGGCATCTTTCCCAAGGCCAGAAAATGAACAGTGTCAATACAAGTATGATGTCTTCCTGAGTTTCAGAGGTGAGGATACCCGCAAAAATTTTGTTGACCATTTGCACGATCATCTGTGGCGAAGAGGAATCGTGGCCTTTCGAGATGATCACCACCGACATCTTCAGAGGGGAAAATGTATTAAACCAGAAATATTGAGGGCAATAGAGCAGTCAAGATATGTACTAGTGATATTCTCTGAAAACTATGCTTCTTCTACTTGGTGCCTGGAAGAAGTTGCTAAGGCTGTGGAATGCAAAGATATCAATGAAGGATTAGTGATACCGATCTTCTACAAGTTCGATCCATCTGACGTACGGAAACTGAGGGGAAACTTTGGGAGAGGCTTTGCTAAAACTGAGGAAACTTATACTGGTGACAGGGGAAATATAAAGAGGTGGAAGGATGCATTAAATAAAGTAGCCGGTCTCGCCGGAAGAGAATTGAAAGATGG ATATGAGACCAAGTTTATTCAGCAAATCATTGGAGAAGTCGAAAATAAACTTGGTCCTCGGTTGTCCTGTGTTGTAGGCGATCTTGTGGGAATGCCTTCCCGGGTTGCAAATGTAGTTGAATATTTATGCTTGGACGAGAGTGATGTACGTAGTATTGGCATATGGGGAATGGGTGGCATAGGCAAAACAACTGTTGCACGAGCAGTTTTTGACAAAATCCGTGGCCGATTTGATGATGGATGTTGCTTTCTTGCCAATGtcagagaaatttcaaaaaagaatggTCTAATATATTTGCAAAACCAGTTTCTCAATGATATTCTCCTAGAGGACAATTTGACAATCAGGGATGACCACAGAGGAGCGAACATGATAAGAGAACAACTGCGACATAAAAAAGTTCTTGTTATACTTGATGACGTGGATGAAAAGGAACAGCTGGAAAAACTAGCAGGAGGTCTTAAATGGTTGGGACATGGGAGTAGGATCATTATAACAACCAGAGATGAACATTTGCTTTTCCAATATGGAGTAAATTCCATATATAGGGTGGAGGGACTATCCCTTGATGAGGCTCTCAAACTATTTTGTTTGAAAGCTTTTAGAAGTGACCATCCTCCAGCAGAGTTTGAGGAGCTCGTGAAGCAAGTTATTGGATATGCTGGTGGCCTTCCTCTAGCCCTTGATGTCTTAGGTTCCTTTTTGGCTTATAGGAGCTTGAAGCAATGGCAAAGTGCACTTGCCAGACTCAAAGAATGTCCAGAAGGGAAAATTTTTGACCGGCTTAAGTTAAGTTATGATGGACTACAGcagaaagagaaggagatttTCCTAGATATTGCCTGTTTTTTCAAGGGAAAGGAGAAACCTTACGTTACAGAAGTTCTGGACAATTGCGGTTTGTACGCAGATATTGGAATCGAAGTCCTTGTCAATAGAGCTCTTATCCAAATCATGGGCAACAAACTGTGGATGCATGATTTGCTACAAGAGATGGCCTGGGAAATTGTTCGTCGAGAGTCTTCAGAAGAGCCAGGAGAACGAAGTCGAGTCTGGCTTTTTGAGGATGTATGccatattttgtcaaaaaacTCG